A window of Etheostoma spectabile isolate EspeVRDwgs_2016 chromosome 18, UIUC_Espe_1.0, whole genome shotgun sequence contains these coding sequences:
- the LOC116706788 gene encoding heterogeneous nuclear ribonucleoprotein Q isoform X2, whose protein sequence is MMSGDMATDHVNGNGTEEPMDTTAEAEVTRSEHFSALLEAGLPQNVAEKLDELYVAGLVAHSDLDERALEALKEFNEDGALQVLLQFKESDLSHVQNKSAFLCGVMKTYRQREKQGTKVSDSTKGPDEAKIKELLDRTNYTLDVTTGQRKYGGPPPESVYTGTQPNVGTEIFVGKIPRDLFEDELVPLFEKAGPIWDLRLMMDPLSGLNRGYAFVTFCAKEAAQEAVKLCNNHEIRPGKHIGVCISVANNRLFVGSIPKSKTKEQIVEEFGKVTEGLSDVILYHQPDDKKKNRGFCFLEYEDHKTAAQARRRLMSGKVKVWGNVVTVEWADPIEDPDPEVMAKVKVLFVRNLANGVTEEILETSFSQFGKLERVKKLKDYAFIHFEERDGAVKALEEMNGKELEGEPIEIVFAKPPDQKRKERKQQRYDDYYYYPPPSHMPPPVRGRGRGGNRGGYAAYPPDYYGYEDYYDYYGYDYHNYRGGYDDPYYGYDDFQVPSRGRGGNRGSRGGSSPARGRGGVGAPRGRGNFSQRGGPGPGRGVRGARGGVPPRGRGGVRGARGGRGGNVGGKRKADGYNQPDSKRRQTNNQNWGSQPIAQQPLHGGDHSGNYSGYKSDNQEFYQDSFGQQWK, encoded by the exons ATG ATGTCTGGAGACATGGCCACCGATCATGTTAACGGGAATGGTACGGAGGAACCAATGGACACTACGGCAGAGGCAGAGGTGACCCGCTCAGAACACTTCTCAGCTTTACTGGAGGCTGGTTTACCTCAAAATGTTGCAGAGAAGCTCGATGAACTTTACGTAGCAG GCCTGGTAGCACATAGTGACCTAGACGAAAGGGCTCTCGAAGCTTTGAAAGAATTCAATGAGGACGGAGCCCTGCAAGTGCTGCTCCAGTTCAAAGAGAGTGACCTGTCACATGTGCAA AACAAAAGTGCGTTTCTCTGTGGGGTGATGAAGACTTACAGGCAGAGGGAGAAACAAGGAACTAAAGTTTCAGACTCCACTAAAGGCCCAGATGAGGCCAAAATCAAGGAACTCCTGGACAGAACCAACTACACACTCGATGTAACAACAGGCCAACGAAAGTATGGCGGGCCCCCACCTGAGTCTGTGTACACGGGCACCCAACCCAACGTTGGAACAGAG aTTTTTGTCGGGAAGATTCCCCGCGACTTGTTTGAAGACGAGCTGGTTCCCCTCTTTGAGAAGGCTGGACCTATCTGGGACCTGAGGCTAATGATGGACCCACTCAGTGGCCTGAACAGGGGCTACGCCTTCGTCACGTTCTGCGCTAAAGAAGCGGCCCAGGAGGCTGTGAAGCTG tGCAATAATCATGAAATCCGCCCCGGCAAGCACATTGGGGTGTGTATATCTGTCGCCAACAACAGGCTATTCGTTGGCTCCATTCCCAAGAGTAAAACAAAGGAGCAGATTGTTGAAGAGTTTGGTAAAGTCACAG AGGGCCTCAGTGATGTCATACTGTATCATCAACCTGACGACAAAAAGAAGAACCGAGGCTTCTGCTTCCTGGAGTACGAAGACCACAAAACGGCCGCTCAGGCTCGCCGCCGGCTAATGAGCGGCAAGGTGAAGGTTTGGGGCAACGTGGTGACGGTGGAGTGGGCCGATCCAATCGAAGATCCCGACCCAGAGGTCATGGCCAAG GTGAAGGTTTTATTTGTGAGAAATCTTGCCAATGGGGTCACAGAGGAGATCCTGGAGACGTCCTTCAGTCAGTTTGGAAAACTGGAGCGAGTTAAGAAGCTCAAAGACTACGCCTTCATCCACTTTGAAGAGAGGGACGGTGCAGTGAAG GCGTTGGAAGAAATGAACGGGAAGGAGCTGGAGGGAGAGCCGATTGAGATCGTTTTTGCCAAGCCACCGGATCAGAAAAGGAAGGAGCGCAAGCAACAGAG GTATGATGACTATTACTACTACCCTCCTCCTTCCCACATGCCGCCTCCTGTCAGAGGCCGGGGAAGAGGTGGCAACCGGGGAGGCTACGCCGCCTATCCCCCTGACTACTACGGTTACGAGGACTACTACGACTACTACGGCTATGACTATCACAACTACCGCGGCGGCTACGACGACCCCTACTACGGCTATGACGACTTCCAGGTGCCTAGCCGAGGACGGGGCGGCAACCGGGGCTCCCGGGGAGGATCCTCACCGGCCAGAGGGCGTGGCGGCGTCGGGGCACCCAGAGGCAGGGGCAACTTCTCCCAGCGGGGCGGGCCCGGACCGGGACGCGGCGTGCGGGGAGCAAGAGGAGGCGTGCCGCCAAGAGGGCGAGGAGGGGTACGTGGTGCTCGGGGTGGCCGCGGTGGAAATGTAGGAGGAAAGCGCAAAGCTGATGGGTACAACCAGCCAGATTCCAAGCGTCGCCAGACCAATAATCAGAACTGGGGCTCTCAACCCATTGCTCAGCAACCGCTCCACGGTGGTGATCATTCTGGTAACTATTCCGGTTACAAATCCGACAACCAGGAATTTTATCAGGATTCTTTTGGGCAACAGTGGAAGTAA
- the LOC116706788 gene encoding heterogeneous nuclear ribonucleoprotein Q isoform X1: MMSGDMATDHVNGNGTEEPMDTTAEAEVTRSEHFSALLEAGLPQNVAEKLDELYVAGLVAHSDLDERALEALKEFNEDGALQVLLQFKESDLSHVQNKSAFLCGVMKTYRQREKQGTKVSDSTKGPDEAKIKELLDRTNYTLDVTTGQRKYGGPPPESVYTGTQPNVGTEIFVGKIPRDLFEDELVPLFEKAGPIWDLRLMMDPLSGLNRGYAFVTFCAKEAAQEAVKLCNNHEIRPGKHIGVCISVANNRLFVGSIPKSKTKEQIVEEFGKVTEGLSDVILYHQPDDKKKNRGFCFLEYEDHKTAAQARRRLMSGKVKVWGNVVTVEWADPIEDPDPEVMAKVKVLFVRNLANGVTEEILETSFSQFGKLERVKKLKDYAFIHFEERDGAVKALEEMNGKELEGEPIEIVFAKPPDQKRKERKQQRQAAKTQMYDDYYYYPPPSHMPPPVRGRGRGGNRGGYAAYPPDYYGYEDYYDYYGYDYHNYRGGYDDPYYGYDDFQVPSRGRGGNRGSRGGSSPARGRGGVGAPRGRGNFSQRGGPGPGRGVRGARGGVPPRGRGGVRGARGGRGGNVGGKRKADGYNQPDSKRRQTNNQNWGSQPIAQQPLHGGDHSGNYSGYKSDNQEFYQDSFGQQWK; the protein is encoded by the exons ATG ATGTCTGGAGACATGGCCACCGATCATGTTAACGGGAATGGTACGGAGGAACCAATGGACACTACGGCAGAGGCAGAGGTGACCCGCTCAGAACACTTCTCAGCTTTACTGGAGGCTGGTTTACCTCAAAATGTTGCAGAGAAGCTCGATGAACTTTACGTAGCAG GCCTGGTAGCACATAGTGACCTAGACGAAAGGGCTCTCGAAGCTTTGAAAGAATTCAATGAGGACGGAGCCCTGCAAGTGCTGCTCCAGTTCAAAGAGAGTGACCTGTCACATGTGCAA AACAAAAGTGCGTTTCTCTGTGGGGTGATGAAGACTTACAGGCAGAGGGAGAAACAAGGAACTAAAGTTTCAGACTCCACTAAAGGCCCAGATGAGGCCAAAATCAAGGAACTCCTGGACAGAACCAACTACACACTCGATGTAACAACAGGCCAACGAAAGTATGGCGGGCCCCCACCTGAGTCTGTGTACACGGGCACCCAACCCAACGTTGGAACAGAG aTTTTTGTCGGGAAGATTCCCCGCGACTTGTTTGAAGACGAGCTGGTTCCCCTCTTTGAGAAGGCTGGACCTATCTGGGACCTGAGGCTAATGATGGACCCACTCAGTGGCCTGAACAGGGGCTACGCCTTCGTCACGTTCTGCGCTAAAGAAGCGGCCCAGGAGGCTGTGAAGCTG tGCAATAATCATGAAATCCGCCCCGGCAAGCACATTGGGGTGTGTATATCTGTCGCCAACAACAGGCTATTCGTTGGCTCCATTCCCAAGAGTAAAACAAAGGAGCAGATTGTTGAAGAGTTTGGTAAAGTCACAG AGGGCCTCAGTGATGTCATACTGTATCATCAACCTGACGACAAAAAGAAGAACCGAGGCTTCTGCTTCCTGGAGTACGAAGACCACAAAACGGCCGCTCAGGCTCGCCGCCGGCTAATGAGCGGCAAGGTGAAGGTTTGGGGCAACGTGGTGACGGTGGAGTGGGCCGATCCAATCGAAGATCCCGACCCAGAGGTCATGGCCAAG GTGAAGGTTTTATTTGTGAGAAATCTTGCCAATGGGGTCACAGAGGAGATCCTGGAGACGTCCTTCAGTCAGTTTGGAAAACTGGAGCGAGTTAAGAAGCTCAAAGACTACGCCTTCATCCACTTTGAAGAGAGGGACGGTGCAGTGAAG GCGTTGGAAGAAATGAACGGGAAGGAGCTGGAGGGAGAGCCGATTGAGATCGTTTTTGCCAAGCCACCGGATCAGAAAAGGAAGGAGCGCAAGCAACAGAGGCAAGCAGCCAAAACACAAAT GTATGATGACTATTACTACTACCCTCCTCCTTCCCACATGCCGCCTCCTGTCAGAGGCCGGGGAAGAGGTGGCAACCGGGGAGGCTACGCCGCCTATCCCCCTGACTACTACGGTTACGAGGACTACTACGACTACTACGGCTATGACTATCACAACTACCGCGGCGGCTACGACGACCCCTACTACGGCTATGACGACTTCCAGGTGCCTAGCCGAGGACGGGGCGGCAACCGGGGCTCCCGGGGAGGATCCTCACCGGCCAGAGGGCGTGGCGGCGTCGGGGCACCCAGAGGCAGGGGCAACTTCTCCCAGCGGGGCGGGCCCGGACCGGGACGCGGCGTGCGGGGAGCAAGAGGAGGCGTGCCGCCAAGAGGGCGAGGAGGGGTACGTGGTGCTCGGGGTGGCCGCGGTGGAAATGTAGGAGGAAAGCGCAAAGCTGATGGGTACAACCAGCCAGATTCCAAGCGTCGCCAGACCAATAATCAGAACTGGGGCTCTCAACCCATTGCTCAGCAACCGCTCCACGGTGGTGATCATTCTGGTAACTATTCCGGTTACAAATCCGACAACCAGGAATTTTATCAGGATTCTTTTGGGCAACAGTGGAAGTAA
- the LOC116706673 gene encoding mitotic checkpoint serine/threonine-protein kinase BUB1, with translation MAPSPQRRVVQTVAFLGVLSLREKRGGKKKRTSKRRCLEEVGPENPGSFGALSAPSSGLSAADTATSLNPNPTQQPFGRPRPSNRLSNRRSLGLRLHSEPPFIHEAAADPPRQQHSTVAADRSVHLLPPAPVAPASVASASVAPAWTVQPRSAQLPVGFEQTDPLLHRSVLADRSIHLPPPASADPTSVAGNPGALRQDGWVHPGSSQTCHPQEGHPTQHDVSHPPDLENKLNLSQGSTANLSHLTPNTSLGFVQATPSRVLPSPTVNTREALDVIMDMFQAPTFQEDPFSNASALGAAENPFDPGYATTGGVSSFTKPAAPFTVFQDDTDKENCSAAARSAVEKSKPLRALAEIAVSGKPNDTPPDLMSDESTMWGVRYNSLAACPNSTKDFAMLAQFVSTPSAQKTSFSGNFFEEDENNCDGKEDADEDAFMRRQPKKLSPIIETSPSNETGFSQLAPSSAGLGTIVGEGLAAAPHCLTTSSCTTMVQPPPPAVLSFQDQTLCPPNSTDPSCVSKTAAPSWAVYTSPEQPPKPHPESSIRPNTEAFTIMEELDKPPSPERLQKPVCDVPMSPECALRADWTLIRSPERTAEPDLDAFLSPCPPGVRDIPMSPQPPQLCADVPMSPAQFGAEDEPMMSQGELRSSADASVNARAAAVRLVSDPWANEVIAHLLSSLTTPLTSHPSCTSWQCNLPNISPKTTISMGRASLRVDCVLGEGAFATVYQGTDLQTSERVMLKVQKPANPWEFYINTQLDERLRPAVRHLYSSLRSAHLFHNGSVLLGELHNYGTLLNAVNVYKTQSDKVMPQPLVMYFTVCILHMVEQLHAARIIHADVKPDNFLLGERFLENKCFEPENLDHGLALIDLGQSIDMELFPEGTAFTARCLTSGFQCTEMLSGRPWNYQTDYFGIAGTVHCMLFGTYMQVTNEGGVWVTNGVFRRNPHSDLWQEFFHTLLNVPDCSSRLNLGGLRSALAEVLRQSYSSRLPTLKSRLTVLLLESRKTAARR, from the exons ATGGCGCCCTCCCCCCAACGCCGGGTGGTACAAACTGTGGCGTTCCTGGGCGTGCTGTCCCTGAG ggagaagagaggagggaaaaaGAAGAGAACATCGAAGAGACGGTGTTTGGAGGAAGTGGGCCCCGAAAACCCGGGGTCTTTTGGAGCTTTGAGCGCCCCTTCATCAGGG CTGTCTGCAGCGGACACGGCCACCAGTCTGAACCCCAATCCTACCCAGCAGCCCTTTGGCCGTCCCCGACCCTCAAACCGTCTGAGCAACAGGCGCTCTCTCGGCTTGAGATTACACAGCGAGCCGCCCTTCATCCACGAGGCCGCCGCTGACCCGCCTCGGCAGCAGCACAGCACCGTGGCTGCTGACAGGAGTGTTCACTTACTGCCTCCGGCGCCTGTCGCCCCGGCGTCTGTCGCTTCAGCGTCTGTCGCCCCGGCGTGGACGGTTCAACCCCGGTCAGCCCAGCTGCCTGTCGGCTTTGAGCAGACAGACCCGTTGCTCCACAGATCGGTCCTGGCTGACAGGAGCATTCACTTACCCCCTCCAGCATCCGCAGACCCAACATCTGTCGCCGGAAACCCTGGCGCTCTCCGCCAGGACGGGTGGGTTCATCCCGGCAGCTCGCAGACCTGTCACCCCCAGGAGGGCCACCCCACGCAGCA TGATGTCAGTCACCCGCCGGACCTCGAGAACAAACTGAATT TGTCCCAGGGAAGCACCGCTAACTTGTCTCACTTGACTCCCAATACTTCACTGGGCTTTGTTCAGGCCACCCCATCCAGGGTGCTGCCGTCACCCACTGTCAACACCCGGGAGGCACTGG ATGTGATCATGGACATGTTCCAGGCTCCGACTTTCCAAGAGGACCCGTTCAGCAACGCGTCGGCACTCGGTGCTGCAGAGAATCCGTTTGACCCCGGCTACGCAACAACCG GCGGCGTCTCCTCCTTCACGAAGCCCGCGGCGCCGTTCACCGTCTTCCAGGACGACACCGACAAAGAAAACTGCAG TGCTGCCGCTCGCTCTGCAGTCGAGAAGTCTAAACCACTCAGAGCACTGGCAGAAATCGCTGTGTCCGGCAAACCCAAT GACACTCCTCCAGACCTGATGTCGGACGAGAGCACCATGTGGGGCGTGCGCTACAACTCGCTGGCCGCCTGCCCAAACAGCACCAAGGACTTCGCCATGTTGGCCCAGTTTGTCTCCACTCCGTCAGCGCAAAAGACGTCTTTCAGCGGCAATTTTTTCGAGGAAGATG AGAACAATTGCGATGGCAAAGAAGACGCTGATGAAGACGCGTTTATGAGACGGCAGCCAAAAAAACTCAG CCCAATCATTGAGACAAGTCCGTCTAACGAAACAGGTTTCAGTCAGCTGGCACCCTCCTCCGCAGGACTCGGCACCATCGTGGGTGAAGGGCTCGCCGCCGCCCCGCACTGCCTGACCACTTCCTCTTGCACCACCATGGTGCAGCCCCCTCCTCCGGCCGTGCTGTCCTTCCAAGACCAGACCCTCTGTCCCCCCAACTCCACAGACCCCTCCTGCGTGTCCAAGACCGCAGCCCCCAGCTGGGCGGTTTACACCAGCCCCGAGCAGCCTCCCAAACCGCACCCGGAGAGTTCCATCAGACCTAACACCGAAGCTTTTACCATCATGGAGGAGTTAGACAAACCGCCCAGTCCAGAGCGGCTCCAGAAACCGGTCTGTGATGTCCCCATGAGCCCCGAGTGCGCTCTCAGAGCGGACTGGACACTCATCCGAAGCCCCGAGCGCACAGCGGAGCCAGACCTGGACGCCTTCCTGAGTCCCTGTCCACCCGGCGTCCGGGACATTCCCATGAGTCCGCAGCCGCCGCAGCTCTGTGCTGACGTGCCCATGAGCCCGGCGCAGTTTGGTGCCGAGGACGAACCCATGATGAGTCAGGGGGAGCTGAGGTCGAGCGCCGACGCGTCCGTGAACGCCAGGGCGGCTGCGGTCCGGCTGGTGTCGGACCCCTGGGCCAATGAGGTCATTGCTCATCTTCTGTCATCGCTGACCACGCCGCTCACCTCGCACCCCTCCTGCACCAGCTGGCAGTGCAACTTACCCAACATCAGCCCTAAGACCACCATCAGCATGG GAAGAGCGTCCCTGCGCGTCGACTGTGTCCTGGGAGAAGGGGCTTTTGCAACAGTCTACCAGGGTACCGACCTCCAGACCTCAGAGAGGGTGATGCTGAAG GTTCAGAAGCCGGCCAATCCCTGGGAGTTTTACATCAACACGCAGCTGGACGAGCGCCTGCGGCCCGCCGTGCGCCACCTTTACAGCAGCCTCCGCTCTGCTCACCTCTTCCACAACGGCAGCGTGCTGCTCGGAGAGCTTCACAACTACGGCACCCTGCTG AACGCAGTGAACGTCTATAAAACCCAGAGTGACAAGGTGATGCCTCAGCCTCTCGTCATGTACTTCACCGTCTGCATCCTGCACATGGTGGAGCAGCTGCACGCCGCCCGCATCATCCACGCCGACGTCAAACCGGACAACTTCCTGCTGGGAGAGAG GTTCTTGGAGAACAAGTGTTTCGAGCCGGAGAACCTGGACCACGGCCTCGCCCTCATCGACCTCGGGCAGAGCATCGACATGGAGCTTTTCCCAGAAGGCACTGCTTTCACCGCCAGGTGTTTGACGTCGGGCTTCCAGTGCACGGAGATGCTCAGCGGGAGACCCTGGAACTATCAG aCGGATTACTTTGGCATCGCGGGGACGGTCCACTGCATGCTGTTTGGGACGTACATGCAGGTCACGAATGAAGGCGGCGTGTGGGTGACAAACGGTGTATTTAGAAG GAACCCCCACAGCGACCTGTGGCAGGAGTTCTTCCACACGCTGCTCAACGTGCCGGACTGCAGCTCCCGGCTGAACCTCGGGGGCCTGCGCAGCGCACTGGCGGAGGTGCTGCGGCAGAGCTACAGCAGCCGGCTGCCGACGCTCAAGAGCCGGCTGAcggtgctgctgctggagagCCGCAAGACGGCGGCACGCAGATGA